A segment of the Nitrosospira briensis C-128 genome:
GTGCTCGCCGACAAGCTTGGCGAGCGAATTGAATTCGACCGGATTTGGTCGCGGCAGGCTCTCTCCCCGGAATTCTGCGCGCAGATTGCTCGTTGGGCAAAAGAGGTCAGCAATGTCCTGCACCAGACGGCCGGAGGCCGAATGGTATCGGAATGGGCGAAGAAGCCGGAATGCCGTGACTCTGTCCTTGGGGCATCCTTCACAATGCCGGCCGACGATCTCCCCGAGCTGTTCTAAGGAGAATATTCTTGGTGGACGTTGTCGACAAAGAGACCCGGCGACGCATGATGTCCGGCATCCGAGCGAAGAACACGAAGCCGGAAATGCTCGTGCGGAAAATTCTGTTCGCTGCAAGCTACCGTTTCAGGTTGCACAGGCGCGACCTTCCAGGTGTGCCCGACGTGGTTCTGCCGGGTCACAAAGTTGCGATTTTCGTTCATGGGTGCTTCTGGCACCGCCACGCGGGTTGTGTTTTCGCCACATCGCCCACGACTAACACAGCGTTCTGGCATGCCAAATTGAGCGGCAATGTCGAGCGTGACACACGGGCTATCGAAGCACTCAAGGAAGCGG
Coding sequences within it:
- a CDS encoding very short patch repair endonuclease encodes the protein MDVVDKETRRRMMSGIRAKNTKPEMLVRKILFAASYRFRLHRRDLPGVPDVVLPGHKVAIFVHGCFWHRHAGCVFATSPTTNTAFWHAKLSGNVERDTRAIEALKEAGWRVLVVWECATKGKSTEAVTDLAQSLSEWIEGDAPFGEIPELLPH